From the genome of bacterium, one region includes:
- a CDS encoding lactonase family protein, producing MTSSLLSLQALTAQSIDVYFGTYTKPNSAEGIYHATFYLKTGRLSAPDLSCVTPSPTFIEIHPNSKFLYAVSERDPGAVSSFKIESESKKLKLINKAATGGKGPCHLCISRDGRTLLVANYGGGSVASIPINNDGSLSEAVSVIQHTGSSVNHQRQQEPHVHSVNLSPDSRFAYVADLGIDKIMIYTLEAQFSRMLSGEPAEIKIKPGAGPRHLSFDPAGKFAYLINELDNTIIVFAHEAKSGNLAEIQTIPTLPKGYSGTSICAEVRVHPNGKFLYGSNRGHDSIAIYNIHPKNGTLTLIGFQNTGIKTPRNFNIDPTGQFCLVANQDANTVIVFRINQETGMLEPTTEVIKIGTPVCVRFML from the coding sequence ATGACATCATCATTGCTTTCCTTGCAGGCATTAACAGCCCAATCCATAGACGTTTATTTTGGAACCTATACCAAGCCAAATTCTGCTGAAGGCATTTATCACGCCACATTCTACCTTAAAACTGGAAGGCTTTCCGCACCAGACCTTTCTTGTGTGACACCCAGTCCGACATTTATTGAAATACATCCCAATTCCAAGTTTCTTTATGCGGTATCCGAACGGGATCCTGGAGCCGTTAGCTCCTTCAAGATTGAGTCTGAGTCAAAAAAACTTAAATTGATCAATAAAGCCGCTACCGGCGGCAAAGGCCCCTGCCACCTCTGCATTTCCAGGGACGGACGAACCCTGCTCGTTGCCAACTACGGGGGCGGAAGCGTGGCCTCCATTCCGATCAATAATGACGGTTCACTGTCAGAAGCGGTCAGCGTGATTCAGCACACAGGTTCAAGCGTAAATCACCAGCGACAGCAGGAACCACATGTCCATAGTGTTAATCTCAGTCCTGATAGCCGGTTTGCCTATGTTGCAGATCTCGGTATCGACAAAATCATGATTTATACGCTAGAGGCCCAATTCAGTCGAATGCTGTCTGGTGAACCTGCTGAGATTAAAATTAAGCCCGGAGCTGGCCCCCGTCATTTGTCTTTCGACCCTGCCGGGAAGTTCGCCTACCTGATCAACGAGCTTGACAATACCATCATCGTCTTTGCGCATGAGGCAAAATCCGGAAACCTTGCGGAGATACAAACCATCCCCACGCTGCCAAAGGGGTATTCAGGGACGAGTATTTGTGCCGAAGTGAGAGTTCACCCCAATGGTAAATTTCTTTACGGCTCGAATCGCGGACACGACTCCATTGCCATTTATAACATCCACCCGAAAAATGGGACGCTGACGCTGATTGGCTTCCAGAACACCGGCATCAAAACTCCGAGAAATTTCAATATTGACCCGACAGGGCAGTTCTGTTTGGTTGCCAATCAAGACGCCAATACCGTAATCGTCTTCCGCATTAATCAAGAAACAGGAATGCTGGAACCGACCACCGAGGTGATCAAAATCGGCACTCCGGTTTGTGTCCGTTTCATGCTATAA
- a CDS encoding PAS domain-containing protein: MISCLCLTLLYFGGAEALTREVQRSLIQLAKTAAVFVDGDIHKTLISPEQEKSPAYLQAVLPLKRILAAHPEIRFLYTMILRDGKPYFILDATSPEDSDHDGIKDHSSIMEPFDTPAPALVEALRTGTTGVDSEPIKDLWGTFLSGYAPIHDSSGHCVGIVGVDLKLQEYSERLSGMRRSLLLGIMAALGLAMLNGLGVWWFGRRVLWAEKDHRNASEALQISEDHCRTLARDYRMLFEQMVNGFALHEMIFDAEGKPVDYRFLDVNPAFEKLTGLVGSTILGRTVKEVLPQTEAYWIEAYGKVVLTGVPIHYENYSQDLDCYFQVTAYRPVPGQFACIIADITQ, translated from the coding sequence TTGATCAGTTGCCTCTGTCTTACGCTCCTGTATTTTGGCGGTGCTGAAGCACTTACCCGGGAAGTACAGCGAAGTCTTATTCAGTTGGCCAAAACGGCAGCGGTTTTTGTGGATGGGGATATTCATAAAACCCTCATCTCCCCCGAACAGGAAAAGAGTCCTGCTTATCTTCAGGCCGTTCTGCCTTTGAAGAGAATATTGGCGGCTCATCCTGAAATCCGTTTTCTCTATACCATGATCCTGCGCGACGGAAAGCCTTACTTCATCCTGGATGCCACTTCACCAGAGGACTCGGATCATGACGGTATTAAGGACCATTCTTCGATTATGGAGCCCTTTGACACACCTGCGCCCGCCCTTGTGGAGGCCCTGAGAACTGGGACGACAGGGGTTGATTCCGAACCTATCAAAGACCTGTGGGGAACTTTTCTGAGCGGATATGCGCCTATTCATGATTCCAGCGGACACTGTGTGGGAATTGTGGGAGTGGATTTGAAACTTCAAGAGTACAGCGAGCGCCTCTCGGGCATGAGGCGGTCCCTGCTGCTGGGTATTATGGCTGCCCTCGGTCTTGCCATGCTCAACGGACTGGGCGTCTGGTGGTTTGGTCGGCGAGTCCTGTGGGCTGAAAAGGATCACAGGAATGCCAGTGAAGCCTTGCAAATTAGTGAGGATCATTGTCGAACGCTGGCCCGGGACTACAGAATGCTGTTTGAACAAATGGTAAATGGCTTTGCCCTCCACGAAATGATTTTTGATGCCGAGGGGAAACCCGTTGATTACAGGTTTCTTGATGTGAATCCCGCTTTTGAAAAGCTAACAGGGTTAGTTGGATCAACTATTCTGGGCAGAACGGTGAAAGAAGTTTTACCCCAGACTGAGGCTTATTGGATCGAAGCCTATGGTAAGGTCGTTCTCACTGGCGTGCCCATTCATTATGAGAATTATTCTCAGGATCTTGATTGTTACTTCCAAGTGACGGCTTATCGTCCCGTGCCCGGCCAATTCGCCTGCATCATTGCCGATATTACTCAGTAA
- a CDS encoding response regulator — MAILGNTDLAIADLPTGSPLKPNLFQIKQISLQAAELCKQMLAYSGKGKFVVEAVFISRLISDISKLIEVSVSKKVALHYQLSEKLPAIEADATQIRQVIMNLVINASEAIGDMSGSISLSTGVMYCDENFLQGAYHSEACSPGQYVYLEVSDSGCGMDNETQSRIFDPFYTTKFTGRGLGLAAVMGIVRGHKGMIKIISEPWKGSTFTVLFPASGAIVAVEMRGPAAPVWQGSGTILLADDEESVRSVTRRMLERMGFSVLTATNGKEAVQVFEESSDKLVCVLMDLTMPYMDGDVALSEMLRIRAEVPIILSSGYNPQEIEARALGKGMAGFLQKPYQLTTLSETIRAVITPRS, encoded by the coding sequence ATGGCAATTCTCGGCAATACCGATCTGGCGATTGCGGATCTCCCCACAGGATCACCGCTTAAGCCAAATCTCTTTCAAATCAAACAAATATCTCTTCAGGCGGCTGAACTATGCAAGCAAATGCTTGCCTATTCGGGGAAAGGCAAATTCGTCGTGGAGGCCGTGTTTATTTCCCGTCTTATCAGTGATATATCGAAACTTATTGAAGTATCCGTCTCGAAAAAGGTTGCCCTTCATTATCAACTATCCGAAAAACTACCTGCTATTGAAGCGGATGCCACCCAGATAAGACAGGTAATTATGAATCTGGTCATCAACGCCTCGGAAGCGATCGGGGACATGAGTGGCTCTATCTCGCTCTCGACGGGGGTCATGTACTGTGATGAAAACTTCCTGCAGGGCGCTTATCACAGCGAGGCCTGTTCGCCAGGACAATATGTTTATCTGGAAGTGTCTGATTCCGGATGCGGGATGGATAACGAGACTCAATCCAGGATTTTTGACCCCTTCTACACTACAAAATTTACAGGCCGTGGGCTCGGGCTTGCTGCCGTGATGGGAATAGTAAGGGGCCATAAGGGGATGATTAAAATTATAAGTGAGCCCTGGAAAGGTTCAACGTTCACAGTGCTATTTCCCGCATCTGGAGCAATAGTAGCTGTTGAAATGCGAGGTCCTGCGGCCCCCGTCTGGCAAGGATCCGGGACGATCCTGCTGGCGGATGATGAAGAGTCGGTCCGGTCTGTGACCCGACGCATGCTGGAACGAATGGGCTTTAGCGTTCTTACTGCAACGAATGGAAAAGAAGCCGTACAAGTATTTGAAGAATCCAGCGATAAACTGGTTTGCGTACTTATGGATCTGACGATGCCTTACATGGATGGGGATGTGGCATTAAGCGAAATGCTCCGGATCCGAGCCGAAGTTCCAATCATTCTTTCGAGTGGCTACAATCCCCAGGAAATTGAAGCACGTGCTTTGGGGAAAGGCATGGCGGGCTTTCTTCAAAAGCCCTATCAACTGACAACCCTTTCTGAGAC